In the Hordeum vulgare subsp. vulgare chromosome 7H, MorexV3_pseudomolecules_assembly, whole genome shotgun sequence genome, one interval contains:
- the LOC123408730 gene encoding protein MAIN-LIKE 2-like: MSGLVDEYFFEYEYFFLICRMVWLLNDVYDVEHQAYLMSEKKMELTPLKIRSHGASTVMQYDERYTPYIEMTGLLPFIQLVSRSTPNLNAAAVTALIDRWRPETHSFHLRTGEMIVTLQDVSMITALLIEGKPLCMSTDSEGWRQQMEALIGMSPPEPEVEDGGKKDRVPAGAPFTWIAANFSHCPEDANDEVIQRYARVYMWYVISRTIFADGTDKNAPWMWLKALTVFNNKFSWGSAALAYLYRQVINC; this comes from the exons atgagtggattagtagatgagtatttttttgaatatgagtatttttttttgatttgtaggatggtgtggcttttgaatgatgtttatgacgttgaacaccaGGCCTATTTGATGTCGGAGAAGAAAATG gagcttacgcccttgaagatccggtctcacggggcatcgactgtaatgcagtacgatgagcggtacacaccatacatcgagatgacaggactccttccattcattcagcttgtgagtcggtcaacgcccAATCTGAATGCTGCGGCAGTCACTGCACTTATTGATCgatggaggccggagacacatagttttcacctccggaccggagagatgatagttactcttcaagatgtttccatgatcaccgcacttctgatcgaggggaagcctctttgtatgagcactgattccgagggatggcggcaacaaatggaggcccttattggtatgtcgcctccagagccggaggtagaagatggagggaagaaagatagagtcccggccggcgctcctttcacttggattgccgccaacttttctcattgtcctgaggacgcaaatgacgaggtgatccagaggtatgctcgcgtgtacatgtggtacgtcatctctaggactatcttcgCTGACGGCACTGacaagaatgctccatggatgtggctgaaggcattGACTGTTTTCAACAACAAGTTCAgttggggctcggccgcactggcttacttgtatcggcaggtaataaattgttaa